A window of Cynocephalus volans isolate mCynVol1 chromosome 3, mCynVol1.pri, whole genome shotgun sequence genomic DNA:
TTAGTCAGCTTAAAATGTTGGTTGGTAAATTACTTATTACCTTTACTGCATGTTTCTCCATTCGAATCTAATTCCCATGAAggcaaatattttcatctgtttGATTCGCCACTGTGTGCTCCgcacctaggacagtgcctggcacatagtaaacacgaTACATAATGGTAAAGATCCACTTTGCCGACCACTTGGTCTGGAAGATTTCCCTGAAAAAGCAGACAGTCAGTGTCTCTACAATAACTCTCACCATCCCACCCCTCTTTGTTTCAGCAACCAGAACCCTCAATGTGggccccctctaatcaccctccACCCACCCCCGTTGGCATCATCACCCAGCCCCAACTTTCTATGCGTGTTAAGTAGTAAGAGGCCTTGCCTGCAAATTCCAAAATAGCCACACGGTGGCAGTGTGGGCCTATTTTTCCCAGCCAAGGTTCCGGCCCCCTACTCCCCGCACCCTGCCACTCACTTCTTGAGCTGAACGCCTGGAACACACAGGGTACTTTCCAGCCTCcctgcttttctgtttgtttatttgtggcagccggccggtacagggatcaaatcctgggccttggtgttgtcagcatgctctaaccaactgaagtaaccggccagccccaccCTCTCTGCTTTTGCCGTAGCGGTCCCCACTGCCTCGGATGCCGACTCGCTCACTTTCTGCGAGGCCCAATGGTAAAATGGGCAGAACAAATGCTTTCTCCCTGGAAAGCCCTCCCCGACTGCCCCTGCTGAAGCTCGCTCGCTGGGAGATGTCCTCTCGAACATAGCCCAGCAAATGGGACGTGGATCAATCACCCTATCTTGTCGCTTGGCGGTTTATGACCTCTGGCCTCCACCTCAACACAATCCTTAGAGAGGCCTCAGGGTGCAGTTAGGTAAAGGATTACTAGATTTTTCAAatccatcattttatttaatcgTCTAACCTTGTAAGAGAGGGATTATCGTCCACATTTTacgcggggggtggggtgggggtggggagcgggcAGCCCAGGTGCACTTggtggggatttgaacccaggttctGACgctccagaaatcaacccagacgCTATGCTCTCTCTCACTGCCTGTTCTATTGGCTGGAATCTCATCACGTGACCGCGCCCAGCTGCAAGGCCTATTGGGAAATGTAGTCCATCTGTGTCCATGGCAAGGAACTGTTTTGGTGAATGCTCAGCCTGTGTCTGCCACATCTGGCCTACCAGGCCTCATGACCCGACCCGCGTTCTCTCTATGAACTTGTCTCACACCTTCCCCTCCTCTGCACTCAGCTCCAGCCATCCTAACCTCCTTGCTGCTCTTTGAAAATGCCAAAATTAATTCTACCTCAGGgactttgcactggctgttccctatGCCTGAATGCCTTTCTTTCCCCCAAGTTTCCATATGTGTCCCTCCTTCACATCCTTTGTCTCTGGAAGTTTTATTCAGGGGAGGGATACTTTATTTCCGTAATAAATAGGGGATAGATGTCACTTACTGGACTTGCAGCCTACTCTCTTTTACATATAACTGCAAGTGTAATTCTGGCATTATGTTAATATACCCTGTTTTCCTGAGGTGCAgcttatgtatacatatatgcatatataagcTAATATAACTTATATATGTTTGTATTATTGGTAATCTTATTAAGATGGccacaatttttgaaaaatcaagtCACCTGTGGCAATGCTGCCTGAAGCATGTGAGCTTATGATACAACACTCCTGTATCAGATTGCACTGTAGCTGTCAAATTGACAGTGATTCTACATTTGGAAATAAGATCTGGCTGCCTATTGTGTCTTTTGAGTGCCTACATTAAGGGACACATCACTTTATTAcaaattaatttccattttaaaattttttctattacAGCTGTGAAGTAAAGTGATATCTTGTTGTGTACACAGGTGGGTTACATTATCTCTGAATTTAATTTCGGAACAGTAAAGGCAGAATTACGTAttacaaattatttataataaaagaaaaaagttaaccatcaagaaagtgcaaattaaaactacaatgaaatatcacttcgTACACACTACAgtggctataatgaaaaagagaaaacaagtgttggtaaagatgtggagaaattaaagCCCTCATACACTACTGATGCGAATGTGAAATGGTATATGTAGTCTGGCAGGTCCTAAAAAAGTTAAGCATACAGTTACATgcaatatgacccagcaatcccattccaAGAtaaatacccaagagaaatgaaaacatgtctacaaaaaaatttgtacatgaatatCCATAGCATTATAGCCAgaatagaaacaacccaaatgtccatcaactgatgaatggataaataaaaagtggtatatccacacaatggaatattattcagctgtaaacagaaatgaagtattgatacatgttATGGCATAGAAGAAACCTGaaagcattgtgctaagtgaaagatgccagTCACAAAGAACTACATATGctaagattccatttataggaaatataCAGAATAGGCAAATTGCATAGAGACaggtagattaatggttgccttgACCTGCGGCGTGGGGTGAGGATGCGGCGGGGCAGGGAATGGAGAATTGGGagtaactgctaatgggtatgagtttctttttggagtgaaaAAGTTCCGAAAtcgattatggtgatggttgcacaactctgcaTTAAATTGTACTTTAAGTAtgtgtgaattatacctcaataatttttcctaaaaatttagGGGATATTGGATCaactaaaaataagaatattagtCTACAACTAGATTCAGATAACAAAACTGCCATGGACTGAATGCTGATATATGCCAGGCAATGCACTTTCTGAATCCTCACACCCTTcataagaaataatttcaaaaacaaaaaataaagaagaaatgaaaagaaagaaagaataatttccCCTATTTCACAGGTAGGGCAACTGAGATTGAGTGCTATGACTTGCTCTAAAAGTGTTGTGATTCATCTTTAACCTCTTTCAGTCTTttgcacttttcttttctttttttgtgattggtaaggggatcgcaacccttggcttggtgtcgtccgcaccgcgctcagccactgagcgcaccggccatccctacataggatccgaacccgtggcgggaacgacgctgcgctcccagcgcctcactctcctgagtgagccacggggccggccctgcacTTTTCTAATAGTAGAAAGTTagagataactttttttttttttttttttaaatgaccggcaAGGgaatcttaatccttgacttggtgttgtcagcaccacgctctcccaagtgagttaaccagccatccctatatgggatccgaacccggggccttcggtgttaccagcaccgccctctcccgagtgagccaccggccggccccaGAACGTTAGAAACAACTTTAACACCCACAGGAATAAACATAGCTCCAACATTTCAGAGTCCTCATTTGAGCCCAGCCCtgttcatgttttttctttttctttttttttttttttttttacttcatttaatcaTAAGAACAATATATAATGAGGTCAGTACTCTGGTTGCTCtcaatttacagataagaaaactgaggcgcggggaggctaagtaacttgccagaCTCCGATGCCCATGTTAACGATTCCTTCTACTGCTAATATCCTTGGGTGGAAAATTCCGCAGCCTCAATTCCCCGCCCGGAGTGGACAAAACAAGTTACGAAAGGCATGGAACACGCAGTCCCTTTTTGGGGTGACTCTCTAGGGAAAGACTTTGGAACCatttccatcttctccctgttcaCATATGCTGATCTTTCTTGAAAAgctattatttttacctttttggtAAGGGGAGActaggcttttttatttttaattcttccagTCACCAActtatgtttaaaatgtatatttcctAGGTCCAGGTTTGtaatttaacttatttaaaacCAATAAGcaggctgaccggttagctcaattggttagagcgtggtgctgacaacaccaaagtctGCACCGACCAGcctccaaaataaaaaaacaaaagcaacaagcAACGCGCCTCCAAAATCAGAAAACTTGTAACAACCGAAAAAAGGGCAAACATGCTTTAAATCGGTCATGTGCAAAAACGGCGATAGCTGGGGAGATTTAAAGTCGATTAAATCTTTGGCAGAGGGCCCAGAGAAGAGCATTGGTGGGCTTAATCCCCAAAGCGCGGGGCTGGAAGGTCTGGGACCGGCCATGTCCCCCTCCTGCCCAACATTCGATTGAATGGATCCGGAACTCTTCTGCCGAAGCCCCGCGGAGCTTCCCGGTGGAGTCAACTTCCGGTAGGCATACCACCTCCGCGCGGGGCAGCCGATTCGGCAGGTCCTAAACGGGGCGGAAGTCCGTCATCTTTCACTCCCCGCCTCTTTCCAGAAGTGACGCACGGCGGGGTTGCCGGAAGAAGTGGCGAAGTTACTTTTGAAGGGACCTGAGTAGCGGCGGCGTGTCAGGGGCTACCGAGGAGGAAGAAGAGACGCAGAGCAAGGGGACGGAGGCAGGTGCACCTGCGAGTGGGGAGACGCGGGAGGAGCCCCTGAGCAGGGGCTTTCCGGCGTTCCAGTCGCTGTTCCGCTCAGGCCTCTTCTCTCCTACCATTTCCTCCGCTCAGTAGCTCGCGCCTCCACAGGCTGTTTCCAGGGCAACGGGAGTAGGAGACCCCGCGAGAGACCGCCCACGAGACCCCCGCGCGCAGCCATGAGCCCCGCCCCCTATTGGTGCTCGGAGAGGGGCGGGACCTGGAGCGAGGTGTGGGGGCGGAGCATGATGGGAGGAGATGGGGCGGGACCTGGAGCAAGATGATGGAGGCGGGGCTTGGGGTGGGGTATTGCTGGGGAGGCGCAAGCTGTTGGAGAGGCCCCTGATGGGAGTCGTGGAAACTGGACCTAGGAGGAAAAGATGGGGGCGGAGCATAATACGAGGGGATGGGGTCCGAATGAGAGATATGGGTGCTTCCTCGGCAGAGGTGAGGTAGAGCCTTAGTAAGAGTAGATGGGGTGAAGCTTGATGAGACGGAGGATGTGAGGGCAGAGCATGACTGCAGGTTCTCCTGGATGGTACCTGGAGGGAGCAGGTGGGCGGGATCTGGAGGGGTGGGACCTAGAGGGGGGTTGGGACTTAGCCGACTAAGCTAACCAGGGGATGGGGGCGGGACTTAATACCAAACTTTAGGAAGGCTTGGAGCAGAAGGGGCGGGCCGTGTTAGAATGGGTGAGGAGGGTTTGTAGACTGGtagggactgggggtgggggtctctGTGCTGCAGTAAGTGTCTGGGAGAGATGGAAGAAAGAGGGGCACCCTCATCAGGACCTGAGACTGGCCTGACCCAACCCTTCCTAATCGCACAGGGCTCTCTATTCCCTTGTATTCTGCAGGCTGCTCCGTGACCCCACTATGTCCTCCCCCACCACGAGTTCCCTGGACACCCCACTGCCTGGTGAGTTACTCTCTTCCCCACCCAGCCCCCATCACGCACTGGCAGGAGAAGCTAACTGTACCTCCCTCGATTTCCTCCCTCTCCTAGGAAATGGACCCCCACAGCCCGGCGCCCCCTCTTCTTCACCCACTGTAAAGGAGGAGGGTCCTGAGCCGTGGCCCGGGGGTCCCGACCCTGATGTCCCAGGCATTGATGAGGCCAGCTCAGCCTGCAGCGTGGGTGAGACAGGGCCCAGGAACAGGGGTCTGGGAATTGGTGTGGGGGGCTTGGGAAGGGATCTAGGAAGGGAGAAAGATCAGTAAGAGGGATGGAAACAGGCCTCTgtttcttgttgattttttttcttccatttctccttGACATTCTTTAATTTTGATTCATTCTTTGGGGTCTAGTGACATGAACATCTTTCCTTATGAATTGTAATCTCCTGGGTGTCATCATCTCCTCCTCTCAGGCTCTGTCCTCTGATTCTTTGCCTCGGTATCTCTCTTGGGTCTGTCCCTCTGGCTGCTTTTCTCTTTGTGGCTGTCTCTCACAGTCTTTGTCTGTCTACCGCAGTCATCCCAGACCCAGAGGAGGAGCCAGAGCGCAAGCGAAAGAAGGGCCCTGCTCCAAAGATGCTGGGCCACGAGCTTTGCCGTGTGTGCGGGGACAAGGCCTCTGGCTTCCATTACAATGTACTCAGCTGCGAAGGCTGCAAGGGCTTCTTCCGGCGCAGTGTGGTCCACGGCGGAGCTGGGCGCTATACCTGCCGGGGTGGTGGGACCTGCCAGATGGATGCCTTCATGCGGCGCAAGTGTCAGCAGTGCAGGCTGCGCAAATGCAAGGAGGCAGGGATGAGGGAGCAGTGTGAGtgccgggggagggggaggtacAGCCTGGCCCCTGCCCAGCCCCGGGACTCTACTGAGACCTGTATCCCCGCCCCCCACAGGCGTCCTCTCTGAAGAACAGATCCGGAAGAAGAAGATTCggaagcaacagcagcagcaacagcagcagcagtcgCCTGTGGGGCCGGGGGGCAGCAGCAGTACAGCCTCCGGGCCTGGGGCATCCCCTGGAGGGCCTGAAGTGGGTGCCCAGGGCTCTGGGGAAGGCGAGGGTATCCAGCTAACAGCGGCTCAGGAACTAATGATCCAGCAGTTGGTGGCAGCCCAGCTGCAGTGCAACAAACGCTCCTTCTCTGACCAGCCCAAAGTCACGGTACTGCCCACTTCCACAGCCTTGGGGAGTGACTGGCTGGGTGGGGTAGAGCCGGCAGGACTATGGCCCAGAGTGTGGGAGGGAATGAGGCTCCAGATGGCAGGGACTTTGAAAGGAGGGTCTCCTAGGATGCAGGCTTTGCTTCAAGGTGCCCCCATGGCCTTGGGCTCACAGGTGGAGTCCTGGGAGTGACCCTGGTCTCCTGTGTCCCAGCCCTGGCCCCTGGGCGCAGACCCCCAGTCCCGAGATGCCCGCCAGCAGCGCTTTGCCCACTTCACGGAGCTGGCCATCATCTCAGTCCAGGAGATTGTGGACTTTGCCAAACAGGTGCCTGGCTTCCTACAGCTTGGGCGTGAGGACCAGATTGCTCTCCTGAAGGCGTCCACCATCGAGGTAACAGCCAGGCTGCTTGTCATCAGTGAGGTCTTTTCCTTCTGCCCACAATGAATCCAGAGATAGCTTCAGGACAGACGCTGGGAGCAGAGTAACAAGCAAGACTAGTCTCTGCCCTCATCAGGATGACATTCCACAGGGGCATGTCCACATACTAAACAAGATAGTCAGAACTTCCTATGAGCTAACgagagaaaagtaaaaagggCTGAGGCTGAGACTAACAGAAGATTGGGTTAGAGGGGCCACTTTAGAGAAAATGTGCCAAAAAGCTTTTCAGATGAGTTGATGTTTGAATCCAAACAAGGATAATGAATAagtattgagtgcttactatgtgttaGGCTCCCTTCCAAGGGCTGGCATAtgacagagaacaaaacagacaaaactccccacccccatgtcTCCATAACCAGCTAGGGAAAGAGTGTCTTAaagctggggatggggctgggGCGGTGGTTGTGCAAGCGGGTGCTGAAGCCAGGAGGAAGCAAAGAGCTTAGAGTGTCTAACATGTTCATTGCATGCTGGTGCGACTGAGAGGATGAGCGTCAGGGGGGTAAGGGATGGTCCTATCAAGGCGAGATTGGACCCGCCCATTTGGGCCAGGAGTGGAAAGACCAGCAGCTAAAGGGGCCTCCTTGAGCCTCCTCCCCCCGCTGCCCTCAGATCATGCTGCTGGAGACGGCCAGACGCTACAACCACGAGACAGAGTGCATCACCTTCCTGAAGGACTTCACCTACAGCAAGGATGACTTCCATCGTGCAGGTAGGGCCGAGGGCAGGCTTGAGTGGGCCTAGGTGACCTTGGGCCATCTCATTCCCATCTCAGCATCTGTTTCTTTATCTCCAAAGTGGGAGTGAGGGTTGAGCCAACATGAGAGCAAGACAAGAGTACACTTTTTGAGTGCCGACTCTGTACAGTGGGACACAGtggagattgagagagagaggtcTCTGCTGTCACATAGAGCATCTTGGTGGGAATTTGGAGAAAGCAACCCCCTCCAAATCTGGTCTTACCTGACGGCGGCAGGCTGGGTCTTTGTCCATTGTGAAGCATGCAACCTACCCAGCTGTATAGGGCAGCCCTGGCTCCTGTCCTCTAAGAGCATTTACCTGGGGATGTGACTAGGCAGCTCCTGAGGGGTGAGAGGCATTGCCTAGGAAAAGGGGAGTAGCTGCTATAGTGTGTACACAAATGCCTCACCCCCTCGTCTTCTGAGCTTTCTTAGTAAATCCTGCTCTCTCCAGTCAGTTCTCGCTGGGGCACCTCTCTGCATTCCTGGACATGCACTCCTAACccatcttctttccttcttctagTCCCCAGTCCTCCCACCACCCAAGACAGTCCCAGTAACATTTTGAGTATGAACTTAGCAGGGTAGGACTGGGAGAAGAGTGTTTCTGGCAGGGGGattagcatgtgcaaaggccctgaagcggGGAAGAGCTGGATGGTTTTAAGGAACTGAGAGGCAATACCGGCCAGCTGCTCTCCCAAAAAAATCCTTAAGAAACTAGGAGGCCCAGGCAGCCAGGACCCATGGAGATGGGGCTGAAGATAAGATCAAGAGTCCGGCCTCTTCCATCCCCTCCTCTCCCACTACCCCAGCCCGGGTTTCAGTCATCTCTCCCTGGAACATTGCAGGGGCCCCTCACTGGGTTACCTGCTTCCACCCCTGCCTGATGTGTCTGTTCACACATTAATCAGAAGGATCCTATCAGTAACTAAGTCAGCTGACGTCCTTCCTCTGCTCAGAGCCTTCCATGGCTCCCGTCTCATTGAGAGAGAAGCCAAAGTCCTCACCGTGGCCCACAAAACTTTTCAGGGTCGGCCTTGTTCCCTCTCTGCCCTTagctcccaccccctccccctcagtcaccctcctccagccccactggCCTGCTCATTCTTATTTGAACCTATCAAGTGAGCTCCAGTCTCAGGGCCTTTGttcctgctgttccctctgcacCATATGAGGGTGACCGACTTATCCTGATGATTTGCTCAGGACCATCCCAGTTTTAATACTGAAAGTCTTGTGTCCTAggtacccccccaccccccaagtccCAGGTAGAACAGATAGCTAGCTGATCACCCTACCCAGAGCACTTATGTCCTTCAGGTCattgctcaaatgtcaccctGCAGCGAGGCCTTCCCTGCCTACCTTGTGTAGAATATAAGCGTGATTCTCAGTGATCCCGATTACCCTTCCCTGTATCATCTTTTTCCATAGAATCCACCACCATCTGACAGGCTGGgtattttacttatgtttttcCTATTATCTGTCCCCTCAGTCCGCAAATGTAAGTGCTAAGAGAGTGAGGACTTTATCTTGCAAACTTCTGTACCCTGGGGCCTAGCACGTGGTAGGCTCTCAATAATTaagtttgatgaatgaatgaaagagtcaGACTTGGGAATGAGTTTGGGCGCTACCCCAAGATCAGTGAAAGCCAGCACAGGGACTGACACGATGTCACATAGGTTTTAGAAACTTCTTTCTGCCTTCATGAAGGGGACAAGGATAGATACTGGGAAACTGGGAAGGAGCCGCCACCTCCATCCAAGCAGAAAGTGAGGGTGGTGATAGGATagtagaaaatattgaaaaaaatgttcactCTCATTATTCATTTTGTCATTTGGGCAAGATTTTGGCATatttaatatgtgccaggcactctttcAGGCCCTGGGACACAGAGGtgaacagaaatgaaaagcacTCTATAATTACTGCTCTTTTTCTTAACCCAGCAACTGTGGGTGGTGCCAAGGACCAGGGTGTGGGGGCTGGTTTCGGGCGGAGGGAATTGGAATTGATTGGGTTGGGCCTCCCACCCCTGCAGGCCTGCAGGTGGAGTTCATCAACCCCATCTTTGAGTTCTCGCGGGCCATGCGGCGACTGGGCCTGGACGATGCTGAGTACGCCCTCCTTATCGCCATCAACATCTTCTCAGCCGACCGACCCAACGTGCAGGAGCCAAGCCGCGTGGAGGCGCTACAGCAGCCCTATGTAGAGGCACTGCTCTCCTACACGCGCATCAAGAGGCCGCAGGTATGGAGCAGGGGTCTGGAGCTACCAGAGCCCAGCTGCTCCGTTGCAGGTCCCCCCAGCTCCTTTCAGCAGAGCAGACTCAGTCCTGAGGGACAGGGAGTCCAGGCCCATGGGGGGTCAGTCTGAGGCTGGGGTCTTGCTTCCTGGTCTGAGCCCAGGCTCTTACCTGCCTTACTGGGGCATGCCAAGCTCCAGCTGCTGTCCTCTCAGCAAAGCCTATCCTCAGGGCCCTGTCCCCCTCACCAAAGAGCCAGGCCTGCTCCAGTTACAGGGACAGGGCCCCAAGCTGGCTCTCCCAGCTCGGCCCAGCGAGGGAGGTCCACCTTCCTGTCTGGTAGGCTGATCAGAGCCTCTCAGGGCAGGGTCTAGGGCAGCACCCACCTCCTCCTGTCCACCCACAGGACCAGCTGCGCTTCCCACGCATGCTGATGAAGCTCGTGAGCCTGCGCACTCTGAGCTCTGTGCACTCGGAGCAGGTCTTTGCCCTGCGGCTCCAGGACAAAAAGCTGCCACCTCTGCTGTCTGAGATCTGGGACGTCCATGAGTGAGGGGCCAGCCACTCTGCCCCACAGCCTTGCCTGACCACCCTCCGACAGATGGACACTgtcacctcttcctcctcctggagTAGAAAGGGGCTTGCCCTGGCCCTGCAGTCCCATCTTGTGGCTTGGAGCACAGGCCCCGGCCCTGCCAGCCCTTAGCCTTCAGGATGAGCCCCAGTTGGGGTCCAGGAGGCTTTCCACTGCCCACCGAGTCTTCCAGGAGGGGTAGGTGGGTCACAGGTCCTGAACTCTGACCTTTCCCAGCTGCCCTTCCCACCCAGCTTACACCCCAAGCCCACCATGCAATGCACCTTgaacagaggaaggaaagggcCCATGGCTCTCTCCCGCAGCCCAAGAGACCATAGgaccctccttcctctgcttttatttaataaaaactaaaacaaaacaaaaacaggaaaataaaatatgactacAAGCCAGCCCTGAGCTGGAGTGTGAGAAATGGAGAGGGGCTGGGCTGCCATGGTCTTTGTTGACACTGGCCCCCTGAACTTGATTCAGCAGGGGGAACCAGGGGCCTCCCCAGGCTGCCAGGCTGATGTGCAGGGGAGTGACATACACCATCTTAGTCCAGGACAATGTGGGTGTGCTGCTGCAGGGGTCCAGGACAGGTGCCTGACAGTCTCAAGGTCGCCTCCGTGTAAAAGGTGAATCAGAACATGCTCTTGAAGGACAAGTAGGATTTAAGTTTATGAGGCGACTGGGGCTTTTGTCAAGTCAGCAGGTATTTGCTGAGGCCTCTTATGAGCCAGACACTATGCTGGCCATTTTGGAGACACAAACTTCATTCACATGACAAGTATTTAtggagcatttactatgtgtcacACACAATTTTAGGCACTGGAAACATTAGTGAACAAGGTAAAGGAATAGGGTTTTTAATGGAGGCAGCAACATGGCAGTGTGGGAGCTAGAGGAAGGCAAGGTGTTGCAAAGGAGGCAATGTCTTTGCTGGGATTTTAAAACACATGTACCATTGATCTGGGTCTCCAAGTTGAGGGAACAGCACATACAAAGTCTGGAAGATGAGAGACGCTGGTGAGTTTGGAGTAAAGGCAAACCATGAGGTTCTCCCAGTTCTTCGCCCTCCCCGCCAGGGCTGGCCTCACGTCGGTGCCAGGACTGAAAGGAACACTGAAGTGAGTTGGATGGACAGTCCTGGTCGAGAGCAAAGGGGGGGTTGCTTGGAAGCATGGGCTGGGTACTGAAAGGTACGtttatttggggggagggagaggcgtCGGCAGAAATGAGAGTAGTTACAAGCGATCGCTTTAAGTAGTGTGCTGGGCGCCCCAGAGGTGACCCCGCCCTGAGCTGTGTCtagtttacagatggggaaacaggccGGGAGACAGAACAGACCAAGCCAGAACCCGACTTCATATCCGCCAGCCTTTGCGGGACAGGCAGGTGTCATGCAGCCCGGGCGCCCAGGTAGTTCTCCCGGGGCGGCCTCGGGCGGGAGGCGAGCGGGGGAGCTGACGAACAGCGCTCAGACCCCAGCTCTcaggttgggagggagggagggagaccgTGCGGGGTGGGGCCGGGGAGGCCAGGCTAGTTGCGCCCGAAGACAACACGAGGCCAGGAACGCAGCTGCGAGGAGGGAGCGTGGCTTTGGGCCTATACGACGTGGGGGGCGGGGTTAACGAGAATTTGTCCGCGAGGGGGCGAGGCCACTTCCCAAGTTGGCAGGAGGGGGCGTGGCCTGTCTAGTATTTGGAAAAAACCAGGCTGACTCAGTTGGGCGTGGCCTCGCCTCCCCAAGGGCGGGCAGGGGCGTGGCCAAGCTCGGCTTGCGGCTGCTCTGGGCTTGCGCGCGCCGGAGTCAGGGGTCACGGCGGCGTAGGCTGTGGCGGGAAACATTGTTTGAAGCG
This region includes:
- the NR1H2 gene encoding oxysterols receptor LXR-beta, which encodes MSSPTTSSLDTPLPGNGPPQPGAPSSSPTVKEEGPEPWPGGPDPDVPGIDEASSACSVVIPDPEEEPERKRKKGPAPKMLGHELCRVCGDKASGFHYNVLSCEGCKGFFRRSVVHGGAGRYTCRGGGTCQMDAFMRRKCQQCRLRKCKEAGMREQCVLSEEQIRKKKIRKQQQQQQQQQSPVGPGGSSSTASGPGASPGGPEVGAQGSGEGEGIQLTAAQELMIQQLVAAQLQCNKRSFSDQPKVTPWPLGADPQSRDARQQRFAHFTELAIISVQEIVDFAKQVPGFLQLGREDQIALLKASTIEIMLLETARRYNHETECITFLKDFTYSKDDFHRAGLQVEFINPIFEFSRAMRRLGLDDAEYALLIAINIFSADRPNVQEPSRVEALQQPYVEALLSYTRIKRPQDQLRFPRMLMKLVSLRTLSSVHSEQVFALRLQDKKLPPLLSEIWDVHE